A stretch of Geomonas oryzisoli DNA encodes these proteins:
- the glgA gene encoding glycogen synthase GlgA, with protein MRLNILITASEAVPFAKEGGLADVVGALPKYLEARGHDVRVVMPRYYKVDRERYQLRQLPGVLVVPMGIIGNMYCGVYQGTMPGSSVPIYFLEHEDFYGRDSLYERDNLGYLDNDNRFIFLSKASLELCKMLQFTPDLVHAHDWHTAAVPLLMNTWYRHDYHLAQAASLLTIHNMQHQGSFYEGAMDVLGIGWHHFTFLELEMDNQVNLLKGGIYHATMLNTVSEGYAREIQTAEYGWGLEGVVRERSSVLSGILNGVDYHEWNPEEDRLLPAKYSAQDLSGKAVCKKELQRALGLPERADVPLIGMVSRLVKQKGIDILAQALPRLLELDIQLVLLGAGEPWAHFFFGGIAADRPDRFACRIGYDNSLAHRIEAGCDFFLMPSAFEPCGLNQMYSMRYGTLPIVRATGGLDDSVENFDAAARTGDGFKFWNLDAGALFDTVGWAVHTWYHDPEAIAALRKNAMAKRFTWENAAEKYERLYLEGMRRKLGEEKFRQVVAERSPARKKASREERAGYQPQA; from the coding sequence ATGCGTCTGAACATCCTGATAACCGCCTCAGAGGCAGTCCCGTTCGCGAAGGAAGGCGGTCTCGCCGACGTGGTCGGCGCCCTTCCCAAGTACCTGGAGGCACGCGGCCACGACGTCCGCGTGGTGATGCCCCGCTACTACAAGGTGGACCGCGAGCGCTACCAGTTGCGCCAACTGCCGGGCGTGCTGGTGGTCCCGATGGGGATCATCGGCAACATGTACTGCGGGGTCTACCAGGGAACCATGCCCGGTTCCAGCGTCCCCATCTATTTTCTCGAGCACGAAGACTTTTATGGACGCGACTCCCTCTACGAGAGGGACAACCTGGGGTACCTCGACAACGACAACCGCTTCATCTTCCTCTCCAAGGCAAGCCTCGAGTTGTGCAAGATGCTCCAGTTCACCCCCGACCTGGTGCACGCCCACGACTGGCACACCGCCGCCGTCCCGCTGCTGATGAACACCTGGTACCGCCACGATTACCACCTCGCGCAGGCCGCTTCGCTTCTTACCATCCACAACATGCAACACCAGGGGAGCTTCTACGAAGGGGCGATGGATGTCCTCGGCATCGGCTGGCACCACTTCACCTTCCTGGAACTGGAAATGGACAACCAGGTAAACCTCCTCAAAGGGGGGATCTACCACGCCACCATGTTGAACACGGTCAGTGAAGGTTACGCCCGCGAGATCCAGACCGCGGAGTACGGGTGGGGCCTGGAAGGGGTGGTCCGGGAGCGGTCGAGCGTCCTCTCCGGCATCCTGAACGGCGTCGACTACCACGAGTGGAACCCGGAGGAGGATCGCCTCCTGCCCGCCAAATACAGCGCCCAGGATCTTTCCGGCAAGGCCGTCTGCAAAAAAGAACTGCAGCGCGCGTTGGGACTCCCTGAGCGCGCGGACGTGCCGCTGATCGGCATGGTGTCGCGTCTGGTCAAACAGAAAGGGATCGATATCCTGGCGCAGGCGCTCCCCCGGCTGCTCGAACTCGACATCCAGTTGGTCCTCCTGGGTGCCGGCGAGCCGTGGGCCCACTTCTTTTTCGGCGGCATCGCGGCCGACCGGCCGGACCGCTTCGCCTGCCGCATCGGCTACGACAACAGCCTGGCCCACCGCATCGAGGCCGGCTGTGACTTCTTCCTGATGCCTTCAGCTTTCGAGCCGTGCGGGCTGAACCAGATGTACAGCATGCGCTACGGCACCCTGCCGATCGTGCGCGCGACAGGTGGACTCGACGACTCCGTGGAGAACTTCGACGCGGCCGCCCGTACCGGCGACGGCTTCAAATTCTGGAACCTGGACGCCGGCGCGCTTTTCGACACGGTCGGTTGGGCGGTACACACCTGGTACCACGATCCCGAAGCGATCGCGGCACTGCGTAAAAACGCCATGGCCAAGCGATTCACCTGGGAAAACGCTGCGGAGAAGTACGAGCGGCTCTACCTGGAAGGGATGAGAAGGAAACTGGGGGAAGAGAAGTTCAGACAGGTAGTGGCAGAGAGATCTCCCGCCAGGAAAAAAGCGTCCCGCGAGGAACGCGCAGGATATCAGCCCCAGGCATAG